TCGTAGAGGCAGACGAGCTTCCCGAGCCCGAGCGTGCCCGCAAGACTCGACGCCTCGGACGAGACGCCCTCCATGAGGTCCCCGTCCGAGCAGATGACGTACGTATGGTGATCGACGACCTCGTGGCCCGGGCGGTTGTACCGCGCGGCGAGGTGCTTCTCGGCGATCGCCATTCCGACAGCGTTCGAGATGCCCTGCCCGAGCGGACCGGTCGTCACCTCGACGCCGGGCGTCACGCCGCGCTCGGGATGTCCGGGCGTCCGGCTTCCCCACTGCCTGAACGACCTGATATCGTCCAGGGACAGGTCGTATCCGGTCAGGTGCAGCAGAGAGTAGATGAGCATCGAGGCGTGGCCGGCCGAGAGCACGAACCGGTCGCGGTCATGCCACCGCGGGTTGCGGGGGTTGTGCTTGAGATAGCGATCCCAGAGCACGTACGCGGCCGGAGCGAGCCCCATTGGTGCGCCCGGGTGTCCGGATGCGGCCTTTTCAACGGCGTCGACCGACAGGAAACGTATGGTGTTGATCGCCTTCGCATCGAGCTCGGGTCGGGTCATCGTGAGCGTCCCCCACTTGGCTTCATCGCATGCACACCGGTCCAGTGCCGCCGGCGCTTCTTCGAAAGCGTCAGGACCCCTCAGTCTCACGCCTGACAGGCCCGCTGTCAATCACAACCCCCTTTCGCAGGGGCCGACGCACGCGCCCGGCGGAGGACCAGCGCTTGACGTGGGTTGTAGTACCTTGTAATACTCGCTGCACCACTGGCTGGAGATCATCACCGGGCCGCTCAGAGGAGAACGGAGCTCACGCATCATGAAGTCAGGGAAGACAGAGGTCATATCGTTCAAAGCCGACTCATCGCTGCTCGAGGCGCTCCGGGGCGTCCGGAACCGCTCGGATTTCATCCGACAGGCGGTTCTGGCGGCGCTTCGCAACACATGTCCGCTGTGCGGCGGCACCGGCGTGCTCTCCCCGCGCCAGATGCGGCACCTCGCCGACTTCCTGGCGGAGCACTCGCTTGAGGAGTGCGAGACGTGTCATGAGCGCCGTCTCGTCTGTCTGAGAGGAGAGGAAGCGTGAGCATCGGAAACGGCCTTCTCAGGACACTTGTCACCCTGGCGGCCGCGCTTCTCACACCGTTGGTCTGCTGCGCCTCGGCCGCGACGAGCGCGTTCGTCACGATTCCGCCACAGGCTTACTTCGTGGAACATGTCGGCGGCGACCACGTCCATGTCGACGTACTGGTCGGGCCGGGCCAGTCGCCGCACGCGTTCGAGCCGACGCCGAAGCAGATGGCGCGACTCGTCGAGTCCGACGTCTACTTCACCATTGGTCTGCCCTTCGAGAGGGAACTCGTCCGCCGGATCAGGGACATTGCTCCGGAGCTGATCGTCGTCGCGACCGACTACCCCGTCCCCAAGCGGCCCATGGACGAAGCACACAGAGACCGCGACGAGGCACATGATGCTGCGGGAGGTGAACATGGCGAAGCGCATGACGGTGCCGCCGGGCATCACGGCGAAGCGCATGATGGCGTCGCCGGGCATCACGGCGAAGCGCATGATGGCGCCGCCGGGCATCACGGCGAAGCGGATGACGGCGCCGGCGGCGACCATCACGAGGACACCGCCGGTCTCAAGGACCCGCACGTCTGGCTGGATCCCGACCTCGTGAAGATCCAGGCGGACGTCATCGCCCGGACGCTCAAGCGGCTCGACCCCGGCAACGCAGAGACCTACGACGCGAACCTCGAGCGCTTCAGCGCCGAGCTCGATTCGCTCGATGAGGCGATCTCCGACGCCCTCGCTCCGCTCGAGGGAAGCCGTCTCTACGTGTTCCACCCGTCGTTCGGCTACTTCGCCGAGGCGTACGGTCTCGTCCAGGTTCCCGTAGAGACCGCCGGAAGGGAGCCCGGGGGCCGGCAGCTGGCGGAGCTGATCGAGAAGGCGAGAACGGACGGCGCGCGCGTCATCTTCGTCCAGCCGCAGTTCTCGACCGACGCGGCCGAGGCCGTGGCCGACGCGATCGACGGGGCTGTCGTGCCGATCGACCCTCTGGCGAGAGACTACGCGTCGAACCTGCGGCGCGTCGCCCGGGAAATCCGGGACGGTCTCGAGGGAGGCGGTCGATGACGCGCGGTTCCGGCATCGAAGCCGGGTCCGAGCCCGGCGGCAGGCGGCCGAGAGAGGACGTCCCGGCCGTTCGTATGCGCGGCGTCTCGTTCGCCTACAACCACTTCGATGTCCTCCGTGACGTCGACCTCATGCTTCCCCCTCGCTCGTTCGCCAGCATCATCGGTCCGAACGGCGGCGGCAAGACAACGCTTCTCAGACTGATGCTGGGGCTCATCAGACCGGACGGCGGCACGGTCGAGGTGCTGGGACTCCAGCCGACCGAGGCGCGGCCCCGTGTCGGTTACACGCCGCAGCATTCGCAGGCGGACCCGTCGTTTCCCGTCCGCGTCATCGACGTGGTCCTGACGGGACGACTGAGCGGCGGCCGGCTCGCGGGCGGCTACACGGGGGACGACTACGACGCGGCGCACGACGCGCTCTCCACCGTCGAGC
This is a stretch of genomic DNA from Candidatus Effluviviaceae Genus V sp.. It encodes these proteins:
- a CDS encoding ABC transporter substrate-binding protein produces the protein MSERRGSVSIGNGLLRTLVTLAAALLTPLVCCASAATSAFVTIPPQAYFVEHVGGDHVHVDVLVGPGQSPHAFEPTPKQMARLVESDVYFTIGLPFERELVRRIRDIAPELIVVATDYPVPKRPMDEAHRDRDEAHDAAGGEHGEAHDGAAGHHGEAHDGVAGHHGEAHDGAAGHHGEADDGAGGDHHEDTAGLKDPHVWLDPDLVKIQADVIARTLKRLDPGNAETYDANLERFSAELDSLDEAISDALAPLEGSRLYVFHPSFGYFAEAYGLVQVPVETAGREPGGRQLAELIEKARTDGARVIFVQPQFSTDAAEAVADAIDGAVVPIDPLARDYASNLRRVAREIRDGLEGGGR
- a CDS encoding ATP-binding cassette domain-containing protein; the encoded protein is MTRGSGIEAGSEPGGRRPREDVPAVRMRGVSFAYNHFDVLRDVDLMLPPRSFASIIGPNGGGKTTLLRLMLGLIRPDGGTVEVLGLQPTEARPRVGYTPQHSQADPSFPVRVIDVVLTGRLSGGRLAGGYTGDDYDAAHDALSTVELCDLAERPFSELSGGQRQRTLIARALASRPEVLLLDEPTANLDVHMEEELHRVLHKLHGTMAIALVTHDIGFVSHLADTVVCVKGTVAVHPTSEVTGELIQSMYESPIRVVRHDRHEPQDREGPCPSS
- a CDS encoding CopG family transcriptional regulator; its protein translation is MKSGKTEVISFKADSSLLEALRGVRNRSDFIRQAVLAALRNTCPLCGGTGVLSPRQMRHLADFLAEHSLEECETCHERRLVCLRGEEA